In a genomic window of Prochlorococcus marinus str. GP2:
- the bioA gene encoding adenosylmethionine--8-amino-7-oxononanoate transaminase, which yields MKSLDSKTQNPDWHPNIWPPFTQINNSKPQIEVTHGKDALLFTKNPNKELIDAISSWWVTLHGHSNEYIADAIFDQSKKLEQVIFADFLHPQAKKLAERLSELTKLERLFFSDNGSTAVEVALKIAFQSWQNRGETRTQIVAFDGAYHGDTFGAMALGERNIFNENFDNLMFPVRRVPWPSTWMNDEEVENKENEAIQKLETLLKTPTVAVILEPLVQGAGGMNMVRPQFIKKVSEVIKNNNSLLIADEVLTGFGRCGSLFAFQKAKIIPDLISISKGLTGGFLPMGITLCKEKIFQSFIDDCPRKTFWHGHSFTANPLGCAAANASLDLLEKEPQKYLSFEEKHLSHLNKFKNLPHIKKIRVSGTIAAFDLDIGNKKGYFNNIGKEIKSLAMEQGLFIRPLGNVIYLLPPLCITDDQLEKSYWIIRQILDNI from the coding sequence ATGAAATCTTTGGATTCAAAAACTCAAAATCCAGATTGGCACCCAAATATTTGGCCACCTTTTACACAAATCAATAACAGCAAACCGCAAATAGAAGTAACTCATGGTAAAGATGCCCTCCTATTTACTAAAAATCCTAACAAAGAACTAATAGATGCAATTAGTAGTTGGTGGGTAACTCTTCATGGTCATAGTAACGAATATATTGCCGATGCCATTTTTGATCAATCAAAAAAACTTGAGCAAGTTATATTTGCTGATTTCTTACATCCACAAGCAAAAAAATTGGCGGAAAGACTTAGTGAATTAACAAAACTAGAAAGATTATTCTTTTCTGATAACGGTTCCACAGCTGTGGAAGTCGCTTTAAAAATTGCCTTCCAATCATGGCAAAATAGAGGAGAGACAAGAACTCAAATAGTAGCTTTTGATGGCGCATATCATGGTGATACATTTGGAGCAATGGCTTTAGGTGAAAGAAATATTTTTAATGAGAATTTCGATAATCTTATGTTCCCGGTTAGAAGAGTCCCATGGCCTTCAACTTGGATGAACGATGAAGAAGTAGAAAATAAAGAAAATGAAGCGATCCAAAAATTAGAAACTCTACTTAAAACTCCCACAGTTGCAGTAATCCTTGAGCCACTTGTTCAAGGAGCAGGAGGAATGAATATGGTTAGGCCTCAGTTTATAAAAAAAGTTTCAGAAGTTATAAAAAATAATAATTCTTTGTTAATTGCCGATGAAGTATTGACTGGGTTTGGAAGATGTGGAAGCCTTTTTGCGTTTCAAAAAGCAAAAATCATTCCTGATTTAATAAGTATTTCAAAAGGTTTAACTGGTGGATTTTTACCGATGGGAATAACTTTATGTAAAGAAAAAATTTTTCAATCCTTTATTGATGATTGCCCAAGAAAAACTTTTTGGCATGGACATAGTTTTACTGCTAATCCTTTAGGTTGTGCTGCAGCAAACGCTAGCCTTGATTTATTAGAAAAAGAACCACAAAAATACCTTTCATTTGAAGAAAAACATTTATCTCATTTGAATAAATTTAAAAACTTACCTCACATAAAAAAAATAAGGGTATCCGGTACAATTGCTGCCTTCGATTTAGATATTGGTAACAAAAAAGGTTATTTCAATAATATTGGGAAAGAAATAAAGAGTCTTGCAATGGAGCAAGGTTTATTCATTAGGCCCCTTGGAAATGTTATTTACCTCTTGCCGCCTCTCTGTATAACAGATGATCAATTAGAAAAAAGTTACTGGATAATAAGGCAAATCTTAGACAATATTTAA
- a CDS encoding DUF3143 domain-containing protein gives MNFSKKPINQHSLQSLELWLTDLGAVKDVNNPSKWYLLLSNWNATIIFEQEDLVVIWESEGQETKRLFSYCINREDVENAILQGP, from the coding sequence GTGAATTTCTCTAAAAAACCCATTAACCAACATTCACTGCAATCATTGGAATTGTGGCTTACTGATTTAGGTGCTGTGAAGGATGTTAATAATCCGTCTAAATGGTACCTTTTACTTTCTAATTGGAATGCAACTATTATTTTTGAACAAGAAGATTTAGTTGTTATTTGGGAAAGTGAAGGACAAGAAACTAAAAGACTATTTTCCTATTGTATTAATAGAGAAGATGTGGAAAATGCAATACTGCAGGGACCTTAA
- a CDS encoding J domain-containing protein, which produces MKGEISYYKILGVDENASNHELRKAFCKLSIELHPDTTSLEIDDAKSKFQEVLEAYENLNNSNLRKIYDDKLKEKSRSKDNNKVLNNLIIDSNNQNLIGNRRPFSNGELFSLFLLFIIISISLICSIFIASFTGKELDTIPYWLVK; this is translated from the coding sequence TTGAAAGGGGAAATTTCTTATTACAAAATTTTAGGTGTAGATGAAAATGCCTCAAATCATGAATTAAGAAAGGCATTTTGCAAACTCTCCATTGAGTTGCATCCTGATACAACTTCTTTAGAAATAGACGATGCTAAAAGTAAATTTCAAGAAGTTTTGGAAGCTTATGAAAATTTGAATAATAGTAATTTGAGGAAAATATATGATGACAAACTAAAGGAAAAATCTAGAAGCAAGGATAATAATAAAGTATTAAATAATTTAATAATCGATTCAAATAATCAAAATTTAATTGGTAACAGAAGACCTTTCTCAAATGGGGAATTGTTTTCATTATTTCTCTTATTTATTATTATTTCTATTAGTTTGATTTGTTCAATTTTTATTGCCTCTTTTACTGGCAAAGAACTAGATACAATACCGTACTGGTTAGTAAAATGA